In the genome of Bdellovibrio bacteriovorus, one region contains:
- a CDS encoding NHL repeat-containing protein, which yields MHVIGSFIALFFMAALLGGCSLDVTLRSSIMAQLDSGSELPPYVPAGIFPIQKEKFNFGQPLDIGFTSSGELVVGTYNNIEAGIQKFDMGTGKRTLKFGPLGTMNDSQISGARRVHVDSSDNIWVMDANPSIRIFSPSGTLIRKIGSQGTGPTQFSGALDFVLDKNGTVYVADTWNHRIQVYANDGTHLRSIGLGQGAGDGQMNQPYSVDVDQNLNVYVVDHLNHRIQKFDSSGNFVSKFGSHGTGPGQFQSAMRIRISTSGDIFVPDSIQGILKFDSTGAYQTTWLGVAPGHAAFDSPMNITLAPDGKIYVVDLIDMMEYRLEVLDATGAWQETLTNYSDAEKFFTAPTSLWIDKDDNIFVADSYDGTKDQRIVKFDKLGNHIINIGSLGTGPGQFTKCDGVATDSEGHIYGVDSGGNKINKYSADGTYLTSIGSLGSGDGQLNLPMAIFVDKNDVIYVADQANSRIQKFSSAGTYLGQFGNSGSPVLTQPQGLYVDEAGTAYVIDIGVSKVFVFDSSGNYLRNFSVPTNTPHIYVDKSGKIYITELVGSFIEVYSNAGVLQSKLGGKGWVPGKFYYPWGIGADSHGNLFISDLFTRQIQRISPTGIPL from the coding sequence ATGCACGTCATTGGAAGTTTTATTGCTCTTTTCTTCATGGCCGCTCTTTTAGGTGGATGTTCACTCGATGTGACATTGCGTTCTTCTATCATGGCCCAACTTGATAGCGGGTCTGAACTTCCACCTTATGTACCGGCAGGAATTTTTCCCATTCAAAAAGAGAAATTTAATTTCGGTCAACCTTTAGATATCGGATTTACTTCTAGTGGCGAGCTTGTCGTCGGCACTTACAACAACATCGAAGCCGGAATTCAAAAATTCGATATGGGTACTGGAAAACGCACACTGAAGTTCGGTCCCCTGGGCACTATGAATGACAGCCAAATTTCGGGAGCCCGCCGCGTGCACGTGGATTCGTCAGATAACATCTGGGTTATGGATGCAAATCCCTCTATCCGCATTTTTAGTCCTTCAGGAACATTGATTCGCAAAATCGGCTCACAGGGAACAGGCCCGACACAATTTAGTGGTGCACTCGACTTTGTCTTAGACAAAAATGGCACCGTCTACGTCGCTGACACTTGGAATCATCGCATTCAAGTCTATGCAAACGACGGCACACACTTACGTTCCATTGGATTAGGGCAAGGTGCAGGAGATGGTCAAATGAATCAGCCTTATTCGGTGGACGTTGACCAAAATCTCAATGTCTATGTCGTCGACCACTTGAATCACCGAATTCAGAAGTTTGATTCTTCGGGCAATTTCGTTTCTAAATTTGGCAGTCATGGCACGGGACCTGGGCAGTTCCAATCGGCCATGCGCATTCGCATCAGCACCTCAGGAGATATCTTCGTGCCCGACTCCATACAGGGAATTCTTAAATTCGATTCCACTGGAGCCTACCAAACGACGTGGCTGGGCGTGGCACCGGGACACGCGGCGTTTGATTCACCCATGAATATCACCCTTGCTCCCGATGGAAAAATCTATGTCGTAGATCTCATCGATATGATGGAGTATCGCTTGGAAGTCCTAGATGCGACAGGTGCTTGGCAAGAAACTCTTACCAACTATAGCGACGCCGAAAAATTTTTCACGGCGCCGACGTCTTTGTGGATTGATAAAGATGATAATATCTTCGTTGCTGATTCTTACGATGGAACGAAGGACCAACGAATTGTAAAATTCGACAAGCTCGGAAATCACATCATAAACATCGGCTCTTTGGGTACTGGTCCCGGACAATTCACGAAGTGTGATGGTGTCGCGACCGATAGCGAAGGCCATATTTACGGTGTGGATTCCGGTGGCAATAAGATTAATAAATATTCTGCTGATGGAACTTATTTGACCAGCATCGGATCTCTTGGATCCGGCGACGGTCAGCTCAATCTTCCGATGGCTATTTTTGTCGATAAGAATGATGTTATTTATGTCGCGGATCAAGCGAACTCCCGCATTCAAAAATTCAGCTCAGCAGGTACTTACCTCGGCCAATTTGGGAACTCCGGTTCGCCTGTTCTTACGCAACCACAAGGGCTTTATGTCGATGAAGCCGGCACGGCGTACGTCATTGATATTGGAGTGAGTAAAGTTTTTGTTTTTGACTCAAGCGGAAACTATCTCCGCAATTTCAGCGTACCCACTAACACCCCCCACATCTATGTTGATAAGTCTGGAAAGATTTATATAACGGAACTCGTGGGCAGCTTTATCGAAGTGTATTCCAATGCAGGTGTCTTACAGAGCAAGCTAGGTGGAAAAGGCTGGGTACCCGGAAAATTCTATTATCCCTGGGGGATCGGCGCTGATTCGCATGGGAATCTTTTTATCAGCGATCTCTTCACTCGCCAAATCCAGCGGATCTCTCCGACAGGCATTCCTCTTTAA
- a CDS encoding LysR family transcriptional regulator, with translation MKNLYQLTTFVTVISEGSMTAAADKLYLTQPAVSQQIRNLEEDLGVELLVRGVRQIKATPQGEVLYEYAKKIINLTQQAEIAIKSIGAHMKGQLRIGTLNSLGLHLMSPIVGRLMRHNPDLMLKVDYDRGEELIKSYKKGLYDILILPDVKTEFSSELENSEQKFVAKEEMWLVGSSKDEKMPQQISFKDIGAFPLVNFTEEFPGFNNTVNSKMQNAGLNLSSIFESANVGTLKRVIEAGLGWGFLPAHSIKKQVRSGRLNRVYVKDLHYEIDLMFYYKKNSENKALVEVFYQTMSQQEKG, from the coding sequence GTGAAGAACCTTTATCAGCTAACCACTTTCGTCACGGTTATCAGTGAAGGAAGTATGACTGCAGCGGCAGACAAGCTGTATCTGACTCAACCAGCGGTGTCGCAACAGATCCGAAATCTAGAGGAAGATCTAGGAGTGGAACTGCTTGTTCGCGGTGTTCGCCAAATCAAGGCCACGCCTCAGGGCGAAGTTCTTTATGAATACGCAAAGAAGATCATCAATCTGACTCAACAGGCCGAAATTGCAATTAAGTCCATCGGTGCCCACATGAAAGGGCAATTGCGCATTGGAACTTTGAATTCTTTGGGTCTGCATCTGATGAGCCCGATCGTGGGCCGTTTGATGCGTCACAATCCTGACCTGATGTTGAAGGTGGACTACGACCGTGGTGAAGAGCTTATTAAAAGTTATAAGAAAGGTCTGTACGACATCCTGATTCTGCCCGACGTGAAAACGGAATTTAGTTCCGAGCTTGAAAACAGCGAGCAAAAGTTTGTGGCCAAAGAAGAAATGTGGCTAGTGGGTTCAAGCAAAGATGAAAAAATGCCCCAACAAATTAGCTTTAAAGACATTGGCGCGTTTCCGTTAGTGAATTTCACCGAAGAGTTTCCCGGATTCAACAACACCGTGAATTCTAAAATGCAGAATGCGGGCCTCAACCTTTCATCTATTTTTGAATCGGCCAACGTTGGAACTTTAAAGCGCGTGATCGAAGCGGGTTTAGGTTGGGGATTTTTGCCGGCGCACTCCATTAAAAAACAAGTGCGCTCGGGGCGCTTAAATCGCGTTTACGTGAAAGACCTTCATTACGAAATTGATCTGATGTTCTATTATAAGAAGAATTCAGAGAATAAGGCTTTGGTCGAGGTCTTCTATCAAACAATGTCACAACAAGAAAAAGGCTAG
- a CDS encoding methyl-accepting chemotaxis protein — MKKHYSIRLKLAVPIILIALFVLGTMTFLMAKNGHETAKLAATEKTVETAHAYATEMRLEVERGLDVARTMAHFFESYKKNGHVQREPVTFSLKEVLEKNKFLIGAWTGWEPNAWDGRDSEFVNSKGHDATGRFIPYLNWEGGKASLTPLIGYANAGEGDYYLVPKQRLKETMVEPYLYPIDGVQVLMTSAVVPIVLDGKFVGVSGVDLPLKELQKKTATIKPFETSEAYLVTAKGNYVSHPDDKLITKPVVYPFEEAKFKEAIQQGKELVLTGIDAKDNQEYLYVVTPMSIGYTEEPWALIVRTPTKTVLASANSMVWTQVLIALTGLLFLLAAVVLIAQYISKTVSDLSSKLQNSGDQVSSAIGQLSIAGQSLSQSSSESAASLEETVAALEEMTSMVKMNSDNAKQAASLSSASSEFAVQGEKEMGELLVSMKEISESSKQIEEIINVIDDIAFQTNLLALNASVEAARAGEHGKGFAVVAEAVRSLAQRSASAAKDITGLIKESVDKIERGTVKSAKSGEMLKNIVQSVKKVSDLNNEISAASEEQSTGIAQISKAMNQLDQSVQSNAASSEEIAGTADEINSQAQIMKAVVDELKLVVYGSSEPTATVHTLQPTEEKTHVKAA; from the coding sequence ATGAAGAAGCACTATTCGATTCGTCTTAAGCTCGCTGTACCTATCATCCTCATTGCTTTGTTCGTTTTAGGAACTATGACGTTCTTAATGGCGAAGAACGGGCATGAAACGGCGAAGTTAGCTGCAACAGAAAAAACTGTCGAGACAGCTCACGCCTATGCAACTGAAATGCGACTTGAGGTGGAAAGAGGTTTGGATGTGGCTCGCACCATGGCTCACTTCTTTGAATCGTATAAGAAGAACGGACATGTTCAACGTGAACCGGTGACTTTTTCTTTAAAAGAAGTTCTAGAGAAAAACAAATTTCTTATTGGTGCGTGGACCGGGTGGGAACCTAATGCCTGGGATGGTCGCGACTCTGAGTTCGTAAACTCCAAAGGTCACGATGCCACGGGACGTTTTATTCCATATTTAAATTGGGAAGGTGGCAAAGCCAGCTTAACTCCCCTTATCGGTTATGCGAATGCGGGTGAAGGTGACTACTATCTTGTGCCCAAACAACGTCTTAAAGAAACTATGGTTGAGCCCTACTTGTATCCTATTGATGGAGTGCAAGTGTTGATGACTTCGGCCGTGGTACCGATTGTTCTTGATGGTAAGTTTGTAGGCGTATCGGGTGTGGACCTTCCGTTAAAAGAGCTGCAAAAGAAAACAGCTACCATCAAACCGTTTGAAACTTCCGAGGCTTATTTGGTGACGGCAAAGGGAAACTATGTGTCTCATCCCGATGATAAACTGATCACAAAGCCTGTGGTTTATCCTTTTGAAGAGGCCAAATTCAAAGAGGCCATTCAACAGGGTAAGGAACTCGTTTTAACGGGAATAGATGCTAAAGACAATCAAGAATATCTTTACGTCGTCACTCCCATGAGCATTGGATACACGGAAGAGCCTTGGGCTTTGATCGTAAGAACTCCGACTAAAACAGTGTTAGCGTCGGCGAACTCCATGGTATGGACACAGGTGCTTATCGCTTTAACTGGATTGTTGTTCTTGTTGGCGGCGGTGGTTTTGATCGCCCAATATATTTCTAAAACAGTCAGTGATCTTTCTTCGAAACTTCAGAACTCCGGTGATCAAGTTTCAAGTGCTATTGGTCAGCTTTCGATTGCCGGTCAATCATTGTCTCAATCTTCCAGTGAGTCAGCAGCATCGTTAGAAGAAACGGTTGCCGCTTTGGAAGAGATGACGTCGATGGTGAAAATGAACTCCGACAACGCGAAGCAAGCCGCTTCGCTGTCTTCTGCATCTTCTGAGTTCGCCGTGCAGGGGGAAAAAGAGATGGGAGAGTTGCTAGTCTCTATGAAAGAGATCTCAGAGTCTTCAAAACAAATTGAAGAGATTATCAATGTGATCGACGATATCGCGTTCCAAACAAATCTTCTGGCACTCAATGCTTCTGTGGAAGCGGCACGTGCCGGTGAACATGGAAAAGGTTTTGCAGTCGTAGCGGAAGCCGTTCGTTCTTTGGCACAAAGATCAGCTTCAGCGGCGAAAGATATCACAGGTCTTATCAAAGAATCTGTGGATAAAATCGAACGCGGCACCGTGAAGTCAGCAAAATCCGGCGAGATGCTTAAGAACATCGTTCAGTCCGTAAAAAAGGTTTCCGACTTGAACAACGAAATTTCTGCAGCAAGTGAAGAGCAGTCAACGGGCATTGCGCAAATCAGCAAAGCCATGAATCAGTTGGATCAATCGGTTCAATCCAATGCCGCTTCATCAGAAGAGATCGCAGGGACAGCTGACGAGATCAATTCTCAAGCGCAAATTATGAAGGCTGTGGTTGATGAGCTGAAGCTTGTGGTTTACGGATCAAGTGAACCCACCGCGACAGTCCATACATTGCAACCGACAGAAGAAAAGACGCACGTAAAAGCGGCCTAA
- a CDS encoding acetyl-CoA hydrolase/transferase family protein, with protein MTQFVSAEEALKVVKSNDNVFIHTAAATPQQLVKQLTLRASELQGVKVYSIHTEGDCSYADPQHEKSFQIHSFFNGGNLRKTRGNINPSFVPIFLSEIPSLFYNQIVPLDVALIQVSPPDQHGMCSLGPSVDVSIAAVRSAKTVIAQVNPKMPRTFGDAQFEFSKVHFAVEVEEELYIKKPVEPTSTELQIGRNVAGLIEDGATLQMGIGAIPDATLRALTGHKDLGVHTEMFSDGLVDLYKTGAVTNKFKSRLREKIVSSFALGSRKTYDFIDNNPMVVMMDATYTNDTHIIRQNPKVIAINSAIEVDLTGQVCADSIGSRIYSGIGGQMDFMRGAALSPGGKPIIALPSKTAKGQSKISVFLKEGAGVTTTRAHVHYIVTEYGVAYLHGKTLKERVKALIAIAAPEFRETLEIQGRKVLGFN; from the coding sequence ATGACTCAGTTTGTCTCTGCAGAAGAAGCCCTTAAAGTCGTGAAATCCAACGACAATGTTTTTATTCACACGGCGGCGGCGACCCCGCAACAATTAGTAAAGCAGCTGACTTTAAGAGCGTCCGAGCTTCAAGGAGTGAAGGTGTACTCCATCCACACCGAAGGGGATTGTTCTTATGCAGATCCTCAACACGAAAAAAGTTTTCAGATACATAGCTTTTTTAATGGTGGCAACCTCAGAAAGACAAGAGGGAATATCAATCCTTCGTTTGTGCCGATTTTTTTAAGTGAAATACCCTCTTTGTTTTATAACCAGATCGTGCCGCTCGATGTGGCTCTGATTCAGGTGTCACCGCCAGATCAGCATGGCATGTGCAGTTTGGGGCCTTCGGTGGATGTTTCCATCGCCGCGGTTCGTTCTGCAAAGACAGTGATTGCGCAAGTGAACCCGAAAATGCCACGAACCTTTGGGGATGCGCAGTTTGAATTTTCTAAAGTTCACTTCGCCGTAGAAGTGGAAGAAGAGCTTTATATCAAGAAACCGGTCGAGCCGACTTCCACAGAATTGCAAATCGGCAGAAACGTCGCCGGATTGATTGAGGACGGTGCCACCCTTCAGATGGGTATTGGTGCGATTCCAGACGCCACCTTGAGGGCTTTAACGGGTCATAAAGATCTAGGCGTGCACACGGAAATGTTTTCCGATGGTTTAGTGGATTTGTATAAGACAGGAGCAGTCACTAATAAATTTAAATCGCGCCTGCGTGAAAAGATCGTAAGTAGTTTTGCGCTGGGTTCGCGGAAGACCTACGACTTTATTGATAACAATCCCATGGTGGTTATGATGGACGCGACTTACACCAATGACACCCATATTATTCGTCAGAATCCGAAAGTCATCGCGATCAACAGTGCTATCGAAGTGGATCTCACTGGACAGGTGTGCGCGGATTCAATTGGTTCACGAATTTATTCAGGGATTGGCGGGCAGATGGACTTTATGCGAGGCGCCGCACTTTCGCCGGGCGGAAAGCCGATCATTGCGCTGCCATCGAAAACAGCGAAAGGACAAAGTAAGATTTCCGTCTTTCTAAAAGAAGGGGCGGGAGTTACCACGACGCGAGCTCATGTTCACTACATCGTCACTGAATACGGTGTCGCTTATTTGCACGGAAAAACATTGAAGGAACGAGTGAAAGCTTTGATCGCAATTGCCGCCCCCGAGTTTCGCGAAACTTTGGAAATTCAGGGACGAAAAGTTTTGGGATTCAATTAA
- a CDS encoding L,D-transpeptidase family protein: MRLFLAGCALSFFSLPVMAGQSVAPSSQNEADLFPASLLQISETEAFSRYVFLVDKEKRKLSVFERNGAEIKKVEEFPADIGKMGGNKTKRDDHKTPEGIYFLEQRLTQPQIPFSLYGGLAFTTNYPNLFDQRQKKTGSGIWLHAIPDSVPLTRGSRGCVVVRNDVIKKLADYVKLRETPILIFDHVNYLPKSEHEKRRTELSAFVEEWRKSWENQDIEKYMSFYDQDFKAPGFNFNTWKNHKANLKSKYEYIKVHLSQPYIVQHNDQLLVKTLQRYESDKHVDYGVKTIYALKSGDSYKIIREEWAPFSQEKVAAAIARDNSMTAQANQVQQ, encoded by the coding sequence ATGAGACTTTTTCTCGCGGGATGCGCATTATCTTTTTTCAGTCTGCCAGTGATGGCGGGCCAATCTGTCGCGCCGTCTTCTCAAAACGAGGCGGATCTTTTCCCAGCTTCTTTGCTGCAAATTTCAGAGACAGAGGCATTTTCACGCTATGTATTTCTTGTCGACAAAGAAAAGCGCAAGCTTTCAGTCTTCGAGCGTAACGGCGCTGAAATCAAAAAGGTTGAAGAGTTCCCTGCGGACATCGGAAAAATGGGTGGCAATAAAACCAAACGCGATGATCACAAAACTCCCGAAGGCATTTACTTTCTTGAGCAGCGTTTGACTCAGCCGCAAATCCCTTTCAGTCTTTACGGCGGCTTGGCTTTCACCACGAACTATCCAAATCTTTTTGACCAACGACAAAAGAAAACGGGATCTGGCATTTGGCTTCATGCTATCCCCGATTCAGTTCCTTTAACTCGCGGTTCTCGCGGTTGCGTGGTGGTTCGCAATGACGTTATCAAGAAACTTGCCGACTATGTTAAACTTCGCGAAACACCTATCTTGATTTTTGATCACGTCAACTACCTTCCAAAAAGTGAACACGAAAAACGTCGTACGGAGTTGAGCGCATTCGTGGAAGAGTGGCGCAAGTCTTGGGAGAACCAGGACATTGAAAAATACATGAGCTTTTATGATCAAGATTTTAAAGCTCCGGGTTTTAACTTCAACACTTGGAAAAACCATAAAGCCAACTTGAAGTCGAAGTATGAATACATCAAAGTTCACCTTTCACAACCTTACATCGTTCAGCACAACGATCAGTTGTTAGTGAAAACTTTGCAGCGCTATGAATCTGACAAGCACGTCGATTACGGCGTAAAAACTATTTACGCGTTGAAATCTGGCGACTCTTACAAAATCATTCGTGAAGAGTGGGCTCCGTTCAGCCAAGAAAAAGTGGCTGCAGCGATTGCTCGCGACAACTCGATGACGGCGCAAGCCAACCAAGTTCAGCAGTAA
- a CDS encoding M16 family metallopeptidase encodes MTRFTILLLGLLMSASAFAVDPIPNPKPEIKEPLGTIKGWATQNDLKISLPVTKFVLENGLTVLLLEDHAVPMVSYHTWYRVGSRDEYPGVTGAAHMLEHMMFKGAKKYDGKSFDRIFHENGITNNAFTTNDYTGFYENLPSSKLELVMDMEVDRMSSLLISPDDLKSEKEVVAEERRWRVDNNPMGLLRELMMGTLFKVHPYKWPVIGYMKDIAAYDSDKLRFFYNTYYVPNNAVLVIVGDFKTSKVKSLIEKYYGKLPMRPLPETKKVEEPPQKVQQNATLRKDVQNSSFVVAYRSPRQGEADMYALDLAANILGYGTSSRLHKRLVYQKQIATSAYAYNYAMKDAGIMGFGVSLKPGQGTQEALDIVYNEIWKLRNQKVSDKELEKAKTQVMKDLVDGLKTMDGKARSLAVNEIVTGSYESLFTDLEKYQAVTADDIQKAAEKYTQQTQRSIITLEPKAKKE; translated from the coding sequence ATGACACGTTTTACGATCTTGCTTTTGGGACTTCTTATGTCCGCCTCTGCCTTTGCCGTGGATCCCATTCCGAATCCAAAACCAGAAATCAAAGAACCGCTAGGCACCATCAAGGGATGGGCGACACAGAATGATCTTAAGATCTCTTTGCCTGTCACAAAATTTGTTTTGGAAAACGGACTGACGGTTTTGCTTCTTGAGGATCATGCGGTGCCGATGGTCAGCTATCACACGTGGTATCGTGTGGGCTCTCGCGATGAGTATCCAGGTGTCACGGGCGCGGCGCACATGCTTGAACACATGATGTTTAAGGGTGCTAAGAAGTACGATGGCAAATCTTTCGATCGTATTTTCCACGAAAACGGCATCACCAACAATGCCTTCACCACAAATGATTATACAGGTTTTTACGAAAATCTTCCCAGCTCGAAATTAGAGTTGGTGATGGATATGGAAGTGGACCGTATGAGTTCATTGCTTATCAGCCCTGACGATTTGAAAAGCGAAAAAGAAGTCGTTGCGGAAGAGCGCCGTTGGAGAGTCGACAATAATCCGATGGGTCTTCTTCGCGAATTGATGATGGGCACACTTTTCAAAGTCCATCCTTATAAGTGGCCGGTGATTGGATATATGAAAGACATCGCGGCCTACGATTCTGATAAGCTGCGCTTTTTCTATAACACATACTATGTCCCGAACAACGCGGTTCTGGTTATCGTGGGTGATTTCAAAACTTCTAAAGTAAAAAGCTTGATTGAAAAATATTATGGCAAGCTTCCCATGCGCCCACTTCCAGAGACCAAGAAAGTGGAAGAGCCGCCACAAAAAGTTCAGCAGAATGCGACTTTAAGAAAGGACGTACAGAACAGTTCTTTCGTGGTCGCTTATCGCAGCCCTCGTCAAGGCGAGGCGGATATGTATGCCTTGGATTTGGCAGCAAATATTTTGGGTTATGGAACTTCCAGCCGCCTTCATAAAAGATTGGTTTATCAAAAGCAAATCGCTACATCGGCTTACGCATACAATTATGCGATGAAGGATGCCGGGATTATGGGATTTGGCGTCAGCTTGAAACCGGGCCAGGGAACGCAAGAAGCTTTGGATATCGTCTATAACGAAATTTGGAAACTGAGAAATCAAAAAGTTTCTGACAAAGAACTTGAGAAAGCAAAAACCCAAGTTATGAAAGACCTTGTTGACGGTCTGAAAACTATGGACGGGAAAGCCCGTTCATTGGCTGTGAACGAAATCGTGACGGGATCCTATGAAAGTCTTTTCACGGATCTTGAGAAATACCAAGCCGTGACTGCAGACGATATTCAAAAAGCCGCAGAAAAATACACGCAGCAAACTCAGCGTTCGATCATCACTTTAGAACCTAAGGCGAAAAAGGAATAA
- a CDS encoding M16 family metallopeptidase: MKRLSLVITLPLICSAMVACSSSSKKDAAKPGQGYVQKGSGSFKLQPYKEVVLENGLKIIYIRDTSLPRVSFTLLMKTGNVQEPAGKAGLNALTSYMLEQGTQSRDALKIADEFGQLGASVDISPGYDVTTLYSDSLITGSGTLLDLFADVTMNPAFKDAEISRIRSQMLANLQKKVDNPSAYADDKMDQFLYGNHPYSRDVNGTPEALRSITKQDIIKHYLTFFRPNNASLAVVGSFNDEFEKTVQDVFSKWTKRTIPAVTTEAPPAIDALKVKLIVKKGLQQTQIRVAQLGIARKNEDYLRLRLGNEALGGSFASRLNQKVRDDLGLTYSIYSFFDVRKDRGSFEVSTFTKNETAGKTLEETLKVVTDYVTAGAQDPEVAAARSQLVGQFPRAIETADRLAYNLLSLDFYGIPVDYLTDFNKNVGKINAKDANASIQRALNPNNFKVLVYGDEKIISQFEKYKPEIERVK; encoded by the coding sequence ATGAAAAGACTTTCACTCGTAATCACTCTTCCTCTTATTTGTTCCGCGATGGTGGCTTGCTCCAGCTCTTCTAAAAAGGACGCGGCAAAACCAGGTCAAGGTTATGTGCAAAAAGGCAGTGGCTCTTTCAAGCTACAACCATATAAAGAAGTGGTTTTGGAAAACGGCCTTAAAATTATTTATATTCGTGATACCTCTTTACCACGTGTGAGCTTCACGCTTTTGATGAAGACCGGCAATGTCCAAGAGCCTGCAGGTAAAGCCGGGCTTAATGCCTTGACGTCTTACATGTTAGAGCAAGGCACTCAATCTCGTGATGCACTAAAAATCGCTGATGAGTTCGGTCAACTTGGAGCGAGCGTTGATATTTCTCCTGGTTATGATGTCACGACACTTTACTCGGACTCTTTGATCACAGGTTCTGGCACTTTGTTAGATCTCTTTGCCGACGTCACGATGAATCCCGCTTTTAAAGACGCTGAGATCAGTCGTATTCGTTCGCAAATGCTCGCAAATTTGCAGAAGAAGGTAGACAATCCGTCAGCCTACGCAGACGACAAAATGGATCAATTCCTTTATGGCAATCATCCTTACTCGCGCGACGTGAATGGAACGCCTGAGGCTCTTCGCAGCATTACGAAGCAAGACATTATCAAGCATTATTTGACATTCTTCCGTCCTAACAACGCTTCGTTAGCGGTGGTTGGAAGCTTTAACGATGAGTTTGAAAAAACAGTTCAGGATGTATTCTCGAAGTGGACGAAAAGAACCATTCCTGCGGTTACTACCGAAGCTCCTCCAGCTATTGATGCTTTGAAAGTTAAACTGATCGTGAAGAAGGGCTTGCAGCAAACGCAGATCCGCGTGGCTCAATTAGGCATTGCCCGCAAAAACGAGGACTACCTTCGTTTGCGCTTGGGAAATGAAGCCTTGGGGGGAAGTTTCGCCAGCCGCTTGAATCAAAAAGTGCGTGATGATTTAGGTCTGACATATTCCATTTATTCCTTCTTTGACGTGCGTAAAGATCGTGGAAGCTTCGAAGTTTCTACTTTCACTAAGAATGAAACAGCCGGAAAAACTTTGGAAGAGACTTTGAAAGTAGTGACGGATTATGTGACTGCGGGGGCGCAAGATCCCGAGGTCGCGGCAGCTCGCAGCCAGCTGGTAGGTCAGTTCCCAAGAGCGATCGAAACCGCAGACCGCTTGGCCTACAATCTTCTTTCGTTGGACTTTTATGGAATCCCGGTCGATTACCTGACGGACTTTAATAAAAACGTCGGTAAAATCAACGCGAAGGATGCCAACGCCTCAATTCAAAGAGCCCTAAATCCGAACAACTTCAAAGTTCTGGTATACGGGGATGAAAAAATCATCTCTCAATTCGAAAAATACAAACCAGAAATCGAAAGAGTAAAATAA
- a CDS encoding flagellar basal body-associated FliL family protein → MAEAQAQAAAPKKNVGKLLQIVFAVVNLGVMGGGAYMVYASTMGWESPSISEEQAERELASIHDSGDTTPLVYTMDKFTVNLGGEPKRTIRLEVNLQMLGKEGFEEVMEPENRAKARDRIVRLLNDNSFNDLDSIQGKLFLKDKIAGEVNGILHRGVVKDVFFSDFVVQ, encoded by the coding sequence ATGGCAGAAGCACAAGCACAAGCTGCGGCTCCTAAGAAGAATGTCGGCAAACTACTACAGATAGTGTTTGCAGTAGTGAATCTGGGAGTGATGGGTGGAGGCGCCTACATGGTATACGCCTCGACTATGGGATGGGAAAGTCCTTCTATTTCAGAAGAACAAGCTGAGCGGGAATTGGCTTCCATCCATGATTCTGGCGATACAACTCCGCTTGTGTACACGATGGATAAATTTACTGTGAATTTGGGTGGTGAACCCAAACGCACGATTCGTTTAGAAGTGAATTTGCAAATGCTGGGTAAAGAAGGCTTCGAAGAAGTTATGGAGCCGGAAAACCGCGCCAAGGCCCGTGACCGCATTGTTCGCTTATTGAATGATAACAGCTTCAATGACCTGGATAGCATTCAAGGGAAGTTGTTTTTGAAAGACAAAATCGCCGGCGAAGTGAATGGCATTCTTCATCGCGGTGTTGTTAAAGACGTTTTCTTTTCTGATTTCGTTGTGCAATAA